The proteins below are encoded in one region of Leucoraja erinacea ecotype New England chromosome 26, Leri_hhj_1, whole genome shotgun sequence:
- the LOC129709664 gene encoding LOW QUALITY PROTEIN: gap junction beta-3 protein-like (The sequence of the model RefSeq protein was modified relative to this genomic sequence to represent the inferred CDS: deleted 2 bases in 1 codon), whose amino-acid sequence MDWGSLQGVLSGVNKYSTGFGRIWLSVVFIFRVLVYVVAAESVWGDEQSDFVCNTLQPGCPNTCYDHYFPMSHIRIWALQLICITTPSLLVVLHVAYRKEREKKHKMKHGENCTRLYKNMGKKHGGLWWTYLMSLLFKTGFEAGFLYVLHSIYHQFYLPRLVKCSMFPCPNIVDCFIAKPTEKRVFTYFMVGGSGLCIILNLSEIFYLVFKRCFQGCKKTVKKEEISMSKKRRNLIFQNSIEKQNPAEFN is encoded by the exons ATGGATTGGGGATCATTACAAGGTGTGCTCAGTGGAGTGAATAAGTACTCAACTGGATTTGGACGGATCTGGCTATCCGTAGTCTTCATCTTCAGAGTCCTGGTTTACGTGGTAGCGGCAGAAAGTGTTTGGGGAGATGAACAGAGTGACTTTGTCTGCAACACCTTGCAGCCAGGCTGCCCAAACACTTGCTACGACCACTACTTCCCCATGTCGCACATAAGAATATGGGCCCTGCAGCTGATCTGTATCACC ACCCCCTCACTGCTGGTCGTCTTGCACGTGGCATATCGGAAAGAAAGGGAGAAAAAACACAAGATGAAACACGGAGAAAATTGCACCCGACTGTACAAGAACATGGGGAAGAAGCATGGCGGACTCTGGTGGACTTATTTGATGAGTCTCTTATTTAAAACCGGGTTTGAAGCTGGTTTTTTGTATGTTCTTCACAGCATTTATCATCAATTTTATTTGCCTCGTCTCGTCAAGTGTTCCATGTTCCCTTGCCCAAATATAGTTGATTGTTTCATTGCCAAGCCAACTGAGAAAAGGGTCTTCACGTACTTCATGGTCGGAGGGTCGGGTCTTTGTATTATCCTCAACCTTTCTGAgatattttatttagtttttaaACGATGCTTTCAAGGTTGTAAAAAAACGGTCAAGAAAGAAGAGATAAGCATGTCTAAGAAAAGACGAAATCTGATTTTTCAAAACAGCATTGAGAAGCAAAATCCAGCTGAATTtaactaa